The proteins below come from a single Cannabis sativa cultivar Pink pepper isolate KNU-18-1 chromosome 3, ASM2916894v1, whole genome shotgun sequence genomic window:
- the LOC133035388 gene encoding protein-L-isoaspartate O-methyltransferase 1-like: protein MHLYSATATARTTTLAYGSRYRAPTVNHFLTFTLFHHHNPRPPQTSTFSHFPRFPNVNFLTGNSPIFRMEKFWSGSGISKNKAMVEQLQRYGVISSQKVSEVMEVVDRALFVPDGNPPYYDSPMAIGYNATISAPHMHATCLQLLEENLQPGMHALDVGSGTGYLTACFALMVGPQGRAVGVEHIPELVTSSIQNIEKSAAAPLFKEGSLSLHVGDGRLGWPEFAPYDAIHVGAAAPEIPQPLIDQLKPGGRMVIPVGNIYQDLKVVDKKLDGSVTIRTETSVRYVPLTSREAQLQGY, encoded by the exons ATGCATCTTTACTCCGCAACTGCTACAGCAAGAACTACAACGCTAGCGTATGGTTCTCGCTATCGTGCGCCTACTGTGAACCACTTCTTAACCTTCACCCTTTTTCATCATCATAATCCTCGACCTCCACAAACTTCAACTTTCTCTCACTTCCCTCGGTTCCCAAACGTTAATTTCCTCACGGGAAACTCACCTATTTTCCGGATGGAG aaattttgGAGTGGGAGTGGCATTTCTAAGAACAAAGCAATGGTGGAGCAGCTGCAGCGTTATGGAGTGATTTCGTCCCAAAAAGTATCTGAAGTTATGGAGGTCGTGGACAGGGCTTTGTTTGTACCTGATGGTAACCCACCTTATTATGACAGTCCCATGGCCATAGGTTACAATGCAACCATTTCTGCTCCACATATGCACGCAACATGCCTTCAATTGTTGGAGGAGAACTTGCAGCCCGGAATGCACGCTTTAGATGTTGGCTCTG gAACGGGATACCTAACAGCCTGTTTTGCACTGATGGTCGGGCCACAAGGTCGTGCAGTGGGTGTGGAACACATTCCAGAGTTAGTTACTTCCTCAATCCAGAATATCGAAAAAAGTGCTGCTGCACCATTGTTCAAAGAAGGTTCTCTCTCATTGCATGTTGGTG ATGGAAGACTTGGTTGGCCAGAATTTGCACCCTATGATGCTATTCATGTCGGGGCAGCTGCTCCAGAAATCCCACAGCCACTTATTGATCAGTTGAAGCCCGGAGGCAGAATGGTCATTCCAGTGGGGAACATATACCAGGATCTTAAGGTAGTGGACAAAAAATTGGACGGTTCTGTCACTATCAGGACTGAAACTTCCGTTCGTTATGTACCACTCACTAGCAGAGAAGCTCAGTTACAAGGTTACTGA